GAACCTGCGACATCCTGCTCCCCGGACGACTCGGCCGCGCGGGTGTTCGTTGGTCGGGGTGACAGGATTTGAACCTGCGACATCCTGCTCCCAAAGCAGGCGCGCTACCAAGCTGCGCTACACCCCGGCGAAGGGCCGGTCCGCGACCGGTGGGACAGCGGGGGCCATTCGTTGAGCGGGCGACGAGAATCGAACTCGCATCATCAGTTTGGAAGACTGAGGCTTTACCACTAAGCTACGCCCGCATTTGCGCCGCCGGACTCACGTTCCGGACGATGCAGAGAACATCGTAGCCCATCGAGCGAATTCCCCGGCTCACGCTCCCGCATCAGCCGCGAACGCTGTGACACTGACCGTCACGGCTGGTTGCGCTCGGTGCCCGGTCCCGAGTCGGTGGAGTGCCGCATGGACCAGCTCGACCTGGCTCGCATCCAGTTCGCGACCACCAGCATCTACCACTTCCTGTTCGTCCCGGTGACGATGGGACTGGCCGTCTGTGTCGCCGTCCTGCACACCCACTGGTATCGCACCGGCCGCGCCGAACCGGCCCGGGTGACCCGGTTCTTCGGTGGACTGCTGCTGCTGTCGGTGGCGGTCGGCGCGGCGTCCGGTCTGGTCCAGGAGTTCCAGTTCGGGCTCAACTGGTCGCGGTACTCGGTCTTCGTCGGGGACGTGTTCGGTGCTCCGCTGGCCATGGAGGGTCTGGCCGCGTTCTTCCTGGAGGCCACGTTCCTCGGGCTCTGGTGGTTCGGCTGGTCGGTGCTCCCCCGCCGCGTCCACCTGTTCACCGCGTGGATGATCCCGCTGGGCGCGATGCTGTCGGCGGTGTTCATCATGGCCGCCAACTCGTGGATGCAGCATCCGGTCGGCTACGAGATCAACCCGGTGACCGGGCGCGCCCAGTTGACCAGCGTCGTCGACCTCTTTGCCAACCGGATCTTCGTCTGGGGCTATCTGCACGTGGTGCTGGTCGCGCTCAGCTTCGGCGGCACCGTACTCCTGGCGGTCGGGGCCTGGCACTTGCGCCGGGCCGCCCGTGCCCGCCGGGCCGGCACCCCGGACCCAGCCCTGGACGAGCAGGCCCGGCTGCTTCGCGGCAGCACCAAGGGCGGCCTGTGGCTGATGCTCGTCGCCACCGTCCTGCAGTTCCAGGTCGGTGGGCAGCTCGGCATCAACGAGACCACGTTCCAGCCGATGAAGATCGCGGCGGCCGAGGCCAACTGGGACACCTGCTCGCCGTGCTCGTTCTCCGTCCTGCAGATCGGTGGCTTCGATTCCGGCGAGACGCCGGTGAAGATCATCGAGGTGCCGCACCTGCTGTCGCTGTTGGCCACCGGCAGTTGGGACGGACAGGTGCAGGGCCTGGCGCAGCTCGATGAGCAGTACAACCAGCAGTACGGTCCCGGCGACTACGTCCCCAACGTCGTCATCCAGTACTTCTCGATGCGGGTGATGGCCTACGGCGCCGGCGGGCTGGCCATGCTCGGCCTGTGGGGCGCATTCCTGTTGTGGCGCCGCCGGTTCGACGATTCCCGACTGTTCCTGTGGGTGTCGTCCTGGGTGGTGATCGCACCGTTCGCGATGGCCACGGCCGGCTGGCTGCTGACCGAGTCGGGCCGGCAACCGTGGCTCGTGCAGGGCCTGTTGCTGACGAAGGACGGGCTGTCGGGTTCCGGCGGTGCGGGGCAGATCGTCGTCAGTCTTCTCATCGTCGGTGTCCTCTACGCCACCATCGGGATCACCGCCGCGGTGCTGATGATCCGCCACGCGCGGCGG
This window of the Nakamurella flava genome carries:
- a CDS encoding cytochrome ubiquinol oxidase subunit I, with the protein product MDQLDLARIQFATTSIYHFLFVPVTMGLAVCVAVLHTHWYRTGRAEPARVTRFFGGLLLLSVAVGAASGLVQEFQFGLNWSRYSVFVGDVFGAPLAMEGLAAFFLEATFLGLWWFGWSVLPRRVHLFTAWMIPLGAMLSAVFIMAANSWMQHPVGYEINPVTGRAQLTSVVDLFANRIFVWGYLHVVLVALSFGGTVLLAVGAWHLRRAARARRAGTPDPALDEQARLLRGSTKGGLWLMLVATVLQFQVGGQLGINETTFQPMKIAAAEANWDTCSPCSFSVLQIGGFDSGETPVKIIEVPHLLSLLATGSWDGQVQGLAQLDEQYNQQYGPGDYVPNVVIQYFSMRVMAYGAGGLAMLGLWGAFLLWRRRFDDSRLFLWVSSWVVIAPFAMATAGWLLTESGRQPWLVQGLLLTKDGLSGSGGAGQIVVSLLIVGVLYATIGITAAVLMIRHARRGVGPLPPDDQSPGDRPTTRAAGAAATY